In Halorhabdus rudnickae, the following proteins share a genomic window:
- a CDS encoding DUF424 domain-containing protein: protein MLLTERETEEGLLVAVCDADVLGETFAEDEISLSVSEEFYGGEHASAERVADSLARCDTANLVGTTAVGVAIEHGFVEEGNVLEIDGTRHAQLLWM from the coding sequence CTGTTGCTCACCGAACGCGAGACCGAGGAGGGACTGCTCGTCGCAGTATGTGACGCCGACGTGTTGGGGGAGACCTTCGCCGAGGACGAGATCTCGTTGTCGGTCTCCGAGGAATTCTACGGCGGCGAGCACGCCAGCGCGGAGCGCGTCGCCGATAGCCTCGCCCGCTGTGACACCGCCAACCTCGTGGGCACTACCGCCGTCGGCGTCGCCATCGAGCACGGCTTCGTTGAGGAGGGTAATGTCCTCGAGATCGACGGCACGCGCCACGCCCAGTTGCTCTGGATGTAA
- a CDS encoding DUF7343 domain-containing protein, giving the protein MKRRQADAAAGLLLGAIILSGGALAWQVSQQRRALDGSMGSMVDGSMMDSSMGTMHGPDPLWFVVGTLLIAAVVAGVYVLLRPAFTSDDDLTRPEPADAAPATEDDDASTNRDPTQAEPSDPEHDGDTANARSATPEANPTERVLDLLPEDERRVLEPVLGSPGITQIELRDRSEFSKSKVSQTVSDLEERGLLYRERQGRTYRIFPSDDLERSGTS; this is encoded by the coding sequence ATGAAACGACGGCAAGCAGACGCCGCAGCGGGGCTCCTCCTCGGCGCGATCATCTTGAGCGGCGGCGCACTGGCCTGGCAAGTCTCCCAGCAGCGCCGTGCCCTCGACGGGTCGATGGGATCGATGGTGGACGGGTCGATGATGGACTCCTCGATGGGGACGATGCACGGACCGGATCCCCTGTGGTTCGTCGTTGGGACGCTGTTGATCGCGGCAGTCGTCGCCGGAGTGTACGTCCTGCTTCGGCCGGCGTTCACGAGCGATGACGACCTGACTCGACCGGAACCCGCCGACGCTGCTCCGGCGACTGAGGATGATGATGCATCGACGAATCGGGACCCAACGCAGGCAGAACCCAGCGATCCCGAGCACGATGGTGACACCGCCAACGCGCGATCAGCCACCCCCGAGGCGAACCCGACCGAGCGCGTCCTGGATCTGCTTCCCGAAGACGAGCGACGAGTCCTCGAACCCGTCCTCGGCTCGCCCGGGATCACGCAGATCGAACTCCGGGACCGATCCGAGTTCTCCAAGAGCAAGGTGAGCCAGACAGTGAGCGACCTCGAAGAGCGGGGCTTGCTCTACCGGGAACGCCAGGGACGGACCTACCGGATCTTTCCGAGCGACGATCTCGAACGGAGCGGAACGTCATAG
- a CDS encoding SHOCT domain-containing protein encodes MLKTTGLVDNGWTSRAGSVRPRSNEDTNGRRRGTVSRVARTGLFVVTLLVATGSANAQHGSGGMMGSGGYGAFGMSGFGLVFWLVLALGIVGLVAYARGGSRSRPETSAGTDTRREKRDRALETLREQYARGELEAEEFERRRAELERS; translated from the coding sequence ATGCTGAAAACGACTGGTCTCGTCGATAACGGATGGACGAGCCGGGCCGGATCCGTCCGCCCCCGGTCGAACGAAGATACCAACGGTCGAAGACGGGGCACAGTCTCGCGAGTCGCCCGAACGGGACTGTTCGTGGTCACGCTCCTCGTGGCAACCGGGAGTGCGAACGCCCAGCACGGTAGCGGTGGGATGATGGGCAGCGGAGGCTACGGTGCGTTCGGAATGTCCGGCTTCGGACTCGTGTTCTGGCTGGTGCTCGCGCTTGGAATCGTCGGCCTCGTCGCTTACGCACGCGGAGGCTCCCGGTCCAGGCCGGAGACGTCGGCCGGAACCGACACCAGACGAGAGAAACGTGATCGTGCACTCGAGACGCTCCGGGAACAGTACGCCCGTGGGGAACTCGAAGCCGAGGAGTTCGAGCGGCGCCGGGCGGAACTTGAACGGTCGTGA
- a CDS encoding type IV pilin, with amino-acid sequence MSSWSRADSPVIANILLVAIVVILAATLSVLVLGFTDEANQPGPIVGQSTGTLEPNPPGSGSDNGFVRIRHMAGDTIRMSDTEVVVDATAACGKRSRIVDLPIEDSRLSNSNYEGADIFDNSFAGLPDGSALERQKYASGDVISFRIPQTDCIITGRETITVRVIHTPTNSVVITKTLTAT; translated from the coding sequence GTGAGTTCATGGTCACGGGCCGATTCTCCGGTCATAGCGAACATACTACTGGTCGCTATCGTGGTGATACTCGCCGCGACACTTTCGGTACTTGTACTCGGGTTCACCGACGAAGCCAATCAACCAGGCCCTATCGTCGGACAGTCTACTGGGACACTCGAACCGAATCCGCCTGGATCAGGAAGCGACAATGGGTTTGTTCGTATTAGACATATGGCGGGCGACACGATACGGATGTCTGATACGGAAGTTGTCGTTGACGCGACTGCTGCCTGCGGGAAGCGTAGCCGGATCGTTGATTTACCTATCGAAGACAGCAGACTCTCCAACTCGAATTACGAGGGCGCTGATATATTTGATAACTCGTTTGCCGGTCTGCCAGATGGCAGCGCATTAGAACGTCAAAAGTACGCATCAGGCGATGTAATCAGCTTTCGGATCCCACAAACTGATTGTATAATCACTGGCCGTGAGACAATCACGGTTCGCGTGATTCACACACCCACGAACTCTGTCGTCATCACGAAAACACTAACCGCGACGTAA
- a CDS encoding DUF2085 domain-containing protein: MDLDVRALRRGLAEARPYLLSHHLPERRHRCYRLRPFGRRIDVCARCSGVYPGIVLGVLAFFLAPGPFASLLAVALLPFPALLDWSHTALGNYRGYNPVRTTTGALLGYGYGVGLGQLFLAGNLRVLAVGIVYVVLAGTLLVVQRRRSLG, encoded by the coding sequence ATGGACCTGGACGTGAGAGCGCTACGCCGGGGCCTCGCCGAGGCGCGTCCGTACCTCCTCTCTCATCACCTCCCGGAGCGGCGCCACCGGTGTTATCGACTCCGTCCGTTCGGCCGCCGGATCGACGTCTGTGCGCGCTGTTCGGGCGTTTATCCTGGGATCGTGCTGGGCGTTCTCGCGTTCTTTCTGGCTCCCGGCCCGTTCGCCAGCCTGCTGGCGGTGGCGCTTCTTCCGTTTCCCGCGCTGCTCGACTGGAGCCACACTGCTCTCGGGAACTACCGCGGGTACAATCCCGTTCGGACGACGACCGGCGCGTTGCTGGGATACGGGTACGGAGTGGGACTCGGTCAGTTGTTCCTCGCTGGGAACCTCCGCGTGCTCGCCGTCGGCATCGTCTACGTCGTTCTGGCGGGTACTCTTCTCGTCGTGCAACGCCGTCGGTCACTCGGGTAG
- a CDS encoding type II toxin-antitoxin system VapC family toxin: MSVIVDTGVLYAHHDVDAHRHEIARAAMKRIVAGEYGQPFISDHIYDETVTLTRTRTGRYADTKQVSNHLIGQPSPFELLVVDKSQFQRAIETFDRYDDHALSFTDATTISLLEQRDIDHVLAFDDDFDGIVSRLSPGEIA; this comes from the coding sequence ATGAGCGTCATCGTCGACACCGGCGTCCTGTACGCCCACCACGACGTGGATGCACACCGACACGAGATCGCGCGTGCTGCAATGAAACGGATTGTCGCCGGCGAATACGGGCAGCCGTTCATCTCCGATCACATCTACGATGAGACAGTGACGCTCACACGGACACGAACTGGTCGATACGCCGACACAAAACAGGTAAGCAACCACCTGATCGGGCAGCCGAGTCCGTTCGAACTACTCGTCGTCGACAAATCACAGTTCCAACGAGCTATCGAAACGTTCGACCGTTACGACGATCACGCGCTCAGTTTCACGGACGCGACGACAATTTCGCTCCTCGAACAACGCGACATCGATCACGTGCTGGCGTTCGACGACGACTTCGACGGAATCGTTTCGCGACTCTCTCCGGGCGAAATCGCCTGA
- a CDS encoding tetratricopeptide repeat protein, which produces MTDDSEDHRFSEGQGFSEPYEGFDLEPPELAVDQDSVDPVDSRVVSDLLDERNLADDDVDAESLLDVGLEYTRIQRFEEATESLERAARFADDDRIAQEAWVNKGVAHAELEEYDQAIGAYREALDVDADSEHAATAETNLAYALWESGQSEQALEHAERAVEIDPRFAQAWYNRGFFLLERGLAEEAIDAFDNAVRLGFRSADLLEQKARAHEQVGEDERAEELVEEAEELRQQTEEELIEQRQQELRE; this is translated from the coding sequence ATGACTGACGACTCCGAGGACCACCGCTTCTCCGAGGGCCAAGGGTTCTCCGAGCCCTACGAGGGCTTCGATCTCGAGCCGCCCGAACTCGCCGTCGACCAGGACTCCGTCGACCCGGTCGATTCACGCGTCGTGAGCGACCTGCTCGACGAACGGAATCTGGCGGACGACGATGTCGATGCAGAGAGCCTGCTCGACGTCGGGCTCGAGTACACGCGAATCCAGCGATTCGAGGAAGCAACCGAGTCCCTCGAACGGGCCGCCCGTTTCGCCGACGACGACAGGATCGCCCAGGAGGCCTGGGTGAACAAAGGTGTCGCCCACGCCGAACTCGAAGAGTACGACCAGGCCATCGGTGCCTACCGGGAGGCATTGGACGTCGACGCCGACTCCGAGCACGCCGCGACCGCCGAGACGAATCTCGCGTACGCGTTGTGGGAATCGGGCCAGTCCGAGCAGGCCTTAGAACACGCCGAACGGGCCGTCGAGATCGACCCCCGCTTTGCCCAGGCGTGGTACAACCGCGGCTTCTTCCTGCTGGAACGCGGCCTGGCCGAGGAGGCCATCGACGCCTTCGACAACGCCGTCCGGCTCGGATTCCGGAGTGCTGACCTCTTAGAACAGAAGGCTCGCGCCCACGAACAGGTGGGTGAGGACGAGCGTGCCGAGGAACTCGTCGAGGAGGCCGAGGAGTTGCGCCAGCAGACCGAAGAAGAACTGATCGAGCAGCGCCAGCAGGAGCTACGCGAGTGA
- the hisB gene encoding imidazoleglycerol-phosphate dehydratase HisB, whose amino-acid sequence MTDRTAAVTRETGETSIEVTLDLDGDGDATVETGVGFLDHMLDSFATHGLFDLTVRCDGDLGVDEHHTVEDVAIALGEAIDEALGERRGIVRFADRRVPLDEAVAGIVLDVSGRPFFAFEGEFSQAEVGEFTSALARHFLRSLATNAELTLHAEVAGTNAHHEIEALFKGLARALDDATRIDERRADAPSTKGTL is encoded by the coding sequence ATGACCGACCGGACCGCCGCAGTCACCCGCGAGACCGGCGAAACGTCGATCGAGGTCACGCTCGACCTCGACGGCGATGGCGACGCCACCGTCGAGACCGGCGTGGGTTTTCTCGATCACATGCTCGATAGCTTCGCCACCCATGGCCTGTTCGACCTCACCGTCCGCTGTGACGGCGATCTGGGGGTCGACGAACACCACACCGTCGAGGACGTCGCGATCGCCTTGGGCGAGGCCATCGACGAGGCGCTAGGTGAACGCCGCGGGATCGTCCGCTTCGCCGACCGCCGGGTCCCCTTAGACGAGGCCGTCGCCGGGATCGTGCTGGACGTCAGCGGCCGTCCCTTCTTTGCCTTCGAGGGTGAGTTCTCCCAGGCGGAGGTAGGTGAGTTCACGTCCGCTCTGGCCAGGCACTTCCTGCGGTCGCTGGCGACGAACGCAGAGCTGACGCTGCACGCCGAGGTCGCGGGGACCAACGCCCACCACGAGATCGAGGCGCTGTTCAAGGGACTGGCGCGGGCACTGGATGACGCGACGCGGATCGACGAGCGGCGAGCAGACGCCCCCTCGACGAAGGGCACGCTATGA
- the thpR gene encoding RNA 2',3'-cyclic phosphodiesterase, which produces MGKRLFVSVDLDDLGEAVDTVQGRLKGASGLDFVDPHQAHVTLKFLGDTDPDRLPALTDELAAAVEDSGVEPFQAEFGGLGAFPSTDYIRVVWLGVREGSERLSRLHEAIEDRTVAMGFDEAEHDFMPHVTLARMNHAGGKERVQEVLREDGPTVGTLDVEAVRLTESVLTDDGPEYSTVEAFEL; this is translated from the coding sequence ATGGGCAAACGTCTGTTCGTCAGCGTCGATCTCGACGATCTCGGCGAGGCGGTCGATACGGTCCAGGGCCGCTTGAAGGGGGCATCGGGCCTGGATTTCGTCGATCCCCATCAGGCACACGTCACGCTGAAGTTCCTCGGCGACACCGATCCGGACCGGCTGCCCGCCCTCACTGACGAGCTCGCGGCGGCAGTCGAGGATAGCGGCGTCGAACCATTCCAGGCGGAGTTCGGCGGATTGGGGGCGTTCCCGAGTACGGACTACATCAGAGTTGTCTGGCTGGGCGTCCGCGAGGGGAGCGAGCGACTGAGTCGCCTTCACGAGGCGATCGAGGACCGAACGGTCGCGATGGGCTTCGACGAAGCGGAACACGATTTCATGCCCCACGTGACGCTGGCGCGCATGAACCACGCTGGCGGCAAAGAACGCGTCCAGGAAGTGCTCCGGGAAGACGGTCCCACCGTCGGCACCCTCGACGTCGAGGCTGTCAGGCTGACCGAGAGTGTCCTGACCGACGACGGTCCCGAGTACTCGACGGTCGAAGCGTTCGAACTCTGA
- a CDS encoding amphi-Trp domain-containing protein → MPEKVLFETERSLARAEIASYLRTVADNLEAGDPISLSAGDQSVTMDPPERPTFEVKAEREGPADAPGELSVEFELEWDENGGDDGGDLRIE, encoded by the coding sequence ATGCCCGAAAAAGTGCTCTTCGAGACGGAACGCTCGCTCGCCCGCGCCGAGATCGCGTCGTACCTCCGGACAGTCGCTGACAACTTGGAAGCCGGCGATCCGATCTCGCTATCGGCCGGCGACCAGTCGGTCACGATGGACCCCCCCGAACGGCCGACCTTCGAAGTGAAGGCCGAACGTGAAGGGCCGGCCGACGCCCCCGGTGAACTCAGCGTCGAGTTCGAACTCGAGTGGGACGAGAACGGCGGCGACGATGGCGGCGACCTCCGGATCGAGTGA
- a CDS encoding rhomboid family intramembrane serine protease, with amino-acid sequence MTTCDVCGKQTNMPYHCKHCGGTFCAEHRLPENHDCPGLDEWDDPGGVFDSGFDDSVSTGGNSRSAGGLLERIGIDIGPGGTFAYFRGNMTYVFLAAMWLTFLLQFLVAIVTVGTPSLQAATLYSELYRSIFVLAPQHPEYVWTWFTSVLSHGGFAHIAFNSIVIFFFGRLVEDYIGSRDFTLLFLSSGALAGLGQVLIQLYQGVPSAAALGYFPGGVVGASGAAIAIMGVLTILNPGLRVYLYFIIPVPIWLMTIGLVAINVLGMFGTGGGGVANAAHLIGLAIGLAYGQHVRNRIRVPNQLQLGGGRGPGGPGGPGGPGGPGRGRGPF; translated from the coding sequence ATGACGACTTGCGACGTGTGCGGCAAACAGACGAACATGCCGTATCACTGCAAACACTGCGGTGGCACTTTCTGTGCGGAACACCGCCTCCCGGAGAACCACGACTGCCCGGGACTGGACGAGTGGGACGACCCCGGCGGCGTCTTCGACAGCGGGTTTGACGACAGTGTCTCGACGGGAGGCAACTCTCGTTCGGCTGGGGGCCTCCTTGAGCGGATCGGGATCGATATCGGTCCCGGCGGCACGTTCGCGTACTTCCGGGGGAACATGACGTACGTCTTCCTGGCGGCGATGTGGCTCACGTTTCTCTTGCAGTTTCTGGTTGCCATCGTGACGGTCGGGACGCCCAGCCTGCAGGCTGCAACGCTGTATTCGGAGTTGTATCGCTCGATCTTCGTCCTGGCTCCACAGCACCCAGAATACGTCTGGACGTGGTTCACGTCGGTTCTCTCACATGGGGGATTCGCACATATCGCATTCAACAGTATCGTGATCTTCTTCTTCGGCCGGCTGGTCGAGGATTACATCGGCTCGCGGGACTTCACGCTCCTTTTCCTCTCTAGTGGGGCGCTTGCCGGGCTCGGACAGGTGCTCATTCAACTCTACCAAGGCGTCCCGTCCGCCGCGGCGCTCGGGTACTTCCCTGGTGGGGTCGTCGGTGCATCGGGTGCAGCCATCGCGATCATGGGGGTGCTGACGATCCTGAATCCCGGACTTCGGGTCTATCTGTACTTCATCATCCCAGTGCCGATCTGGCTTATGACGATCGGACTCGTGGCGATCAACGTCCTCGGGATGTTCGGGACCGGCGGTGGTGGCGTCGCCAACGCCGCACACTTGATCGGCCTGGCGATCGGCCTGGCCTACGGGCAACACGTTCGCAATCGGATCCGGGTCCCCAACCAGCTCCAGCTCGGCGGCGGTCGCGGTCCGGGTGGCCCTGGCGGTCCAGGAGGGCCAGGCGGTCCGGGCCGCGGCCGTGGACCGTTCTGA
- the trmY gene encoding tRNA (pseudouridine(54)-N(1))-methyltransferase TrmY, with protein MRQFVVIGHEVPTTPDFPLDDLPGAAGRLDVLCRSVNAALFLSHGIREDVRLRLVLGDTFTLRVEGSEVRGLHPDERSTAARIRSALERSDEAIGHQAVETSPGIFLTRRGVKPTLREVAEEGTLIQLHEDGEAITTGEPPDDPVFVLSDHRDFTAAEATHLDELGARQVRLGPRALHADQAITVAQNYLDTNGFERY; from the coding sequence ATGCGCCAGTTCGTCGTGATCGGTCACGAGGTGCCGACGACGCCAGACTTCCCCCTGGACGATCTGCCGGGTGCGGCCGGGCGACTCGACGTGCTCTGTCGGAGCGTCAACGCCGCGCTGTTTCTCTCTCACGGCATCCGTGAGGACGTTCGGCTCCGCCTCGTCCTCGGCGACACGTTCACCCTCCGGGTGGAAGGAAGCGAAGTACGGGGTCTCCATCCCGACGAGCGGAGTACGGCGGCCCGGATCAGGAGTGCCCTCGAGCGTAGCGACGAAGCCATCGGCCATCAGGCAGTCGAGACTTCGCCAGGGATCTTTCTCACTCGTCGGGGTGTGAAACCGACGCTCCGGGAGGTGGCCGAGGAGGGGACACTGATCCAGCTCCACGAGGATGGAGAAGCGATCACCACCGGTGAGCCGCCGGACGATCCCGTCTTCGTCCTATCAGACCACCGAGATTTCACTGCGGCAGAGGCGACACACCTCGACGAACTGGGCGCTCGACAAGTGCGTCTCGGTCCGCGGGCGCTGCATGCCGACCAGGCGATCACCGTCGCACAGAACTATCTCGATACGAACGGGTTCGAACGATACTGA
- a CDS encoding TM2 domain-containing protein, with amino-acid sequence MKYCINCGVEIAEQADVCTECGVDQSTTLDGAHGDRGRDERYCVSCGELIYKQSEICPECGVEQPSIGSGDTDQVAAGILAILLGGLGVHKFYQGNTRNGVLYLCFFWTTIPALLGLVEGILMLVADEDEYEEQYADGSILGK; translated from the coding sequence ATGAAATACTGTATCAACTGTGGGGTCGAGATAGCCGAGCAGGCAGACGTCTGTACCGAGTGCGGCGTCGATCAATCGACCACGCTCGACGGGGCACACGGCGATCGGGGCCGTGACGAACGATATTGCGTTTCGTGTGGCGAACTGATATACAAACAGTCCGAGATCTGTCCGGAATGCGGCGTCGAACAACCGTCGATCGGTTCCGGCGACACCGATCAGGTCGCCGCCGGCATCCTCGCGATACTCCTCGGTGGGCTCGGCGTCCACAAGTTCTACCAGGGAAATACGCGCAACGGCGTCCTGTACCTCTGTTTCTTCTGGACCACGATCCCTGCCCTGCTAGGATTGGTCGAGGGTATCCTCATGCTCGTGGCCGACGAGGACGAGTACGAGGAGCAGTACGCTGATGGATCCATCCTCGGGAAATAA
- a CDS encoding ZIP family metal transporter: MALLANLTLVFVAGFITALATGLGAIPFFLVEDISDRWYVALWGLASGIMLAASLFGLIFEGLAEGTAFEIAVGMGAGVLLVIAAHHVLDDVDIDPKEYAEADFKKLVLILGILTVHSFPEGVAVGVSFAELGLEGADGPMLFGVAVPVLAVFMTVAISIHNIPEGVAISIPLRSMGVSEWRMAWWAVFSSLPQPIGAVLAFAFVRLARDFLPYGFGFAAGAMIYLVATEFIPEALETGAPLPGGGHRELAGGLAAGVTLMVPLALI; this comes from the coding sequence ATGGCACTGCTGGCCAACTTGACGTTGGTGTTCGTCGCGGGGTTCATCACGGCGCTGGCGACGGGACTGGGTGCGATCCCCTTCTTCCTCGTTGAGGACATCAGCGATCGGTGGTACGTGGCGCTGTGGGGACTGGCCTCGGGAATCATGCTTGCGGCGTCGTTGTTCGGGCTGATCTTCGAGGGACTGGCCGAGGGGACGGCTTTCGAAATTGCGGTGGGCATGGGCGCGGGCGTCCTCCTCGTGATCGCCGCCCATCACGTGTTGGACGACGTCGATATCGATCCCAAGGAGTACGCCGAGGCCGACTTCAAGAAACTCGTGCTCATTCTCGGGATCCTGACAGTCCATAGCTTTCCGGAGGGCGTCGCCGTCGGTGTCTCCTTCGCCGAGTTGGGCCTGGAAGGGGCCGACGGGCCGATGCTCTTTGGTGTGGCAGTTCCGGTCCTGGCGGTTTTCATGACGGTCGCGATCTCGATCCACAATATCCCGGAAGGCGTCGCGATTTCGATCCCGCTGCGCTCGATGGGGGTCTCCGAGTGGCGCATGGCCTGGTGGGCAGTCTTTTCGAGTCTTCCCCAGCCGATCGGCGCGGTGCTCGCGTTCGCGTTCGTCCGGTTGGCCAGGGACTTCCTGCCCTACGGCTTTGGCTTTGCCGCCGGTGCGATGATCTACCTCGTCGCGACGGAGTTCATCCCCGAGGCCCTGGAGACGGGGGCCCCACTACCAGGGGGTGGCCACCGCGAACTCGCGGGTGGTCTGGCCGCCGGGGTGACACTGATGGTTCCGCTCGCGCTGATTTGA
- a CDS encoding helix-turn-helix domain-containing protein: MGYYSEPRQAFLEDVSGIVGIAPVTVGEHLRKVEQRVFSELVP; the protein is encoded by the coding sequence TTGGGGTATTACAGCGAACCCCGACAGGCTTTCCTCGAAGACGTCAGCGGGATTGTCGGGATCGCACCGGTAACGGTCGGTGAACACCTTCGAAAGGTCGAGCAACGCGTGTTTAGCGAACTTGTTCCCTGA
- a CDS encoding glucose-6-phosphate isomerase: MQVDIGNALAEVATPGIPRDALDRLDDRVGAAHERIETGRANDEHGYATLNQPDNIDVDAIQQAVEPFDDCETLINVGIGGSALGAATISAALDSDVEAYYLDNVDPKWVADHIDEIDLSKTALNVVSKSGTTAETLSNFLVVREAMESAGVDWTERTWVTTGPKGNLRDLAEKHDLPSLRVPDGVPGRFSVLSTVGLAAAALQGHDIEAILDGARDADDALGPSLFDSPAYAYGAVNYALDQRGAGINVQLPYAESLETYAEWYSQLWAESVGKDGVGQTPVRALGATDQHSQLQLYRAGPHDKMVTFIRPQERADTTIPETDLDGLSYLGGSTLGELIDAEFEATEASLANAGLPNVRIEIDRVDERAIGELLYSMEAATILAGELYNVDAFVQPAVEWGKKATRGLLGGGDFQEADEVQEKTELTIE; encoded by the coding sequence ATGCAGGTAGACATCGGGAACGCACTGGCCGAGGTCGCAACGCCGGGGATCCCCCGCGACGCACTCGATCGACTCGACGATCGCGTCGGTGCCGCCCACGAGCGCATCGAGACCGGGCGGGCGAACGACGAGCATGGGTATGCGACGCTGAACCAACCCGACAACATCGACGTCGACGCCATCCAGCAGGCCGTCGAACCGTTCGACGACTGCGAGACGCTCATCAACGTCGGCATCGGCGGCAGCGCGCTGGGTGCGGCGACGATCTCTGCCGCCCTGGACAGCGACGTCGAGGCCTACTATCTCGACAACGTCGACCCGAAATGGGTGGCCGATCATATCGACGAGATTGATCTCTCAAAGACGGCACTGAACGTCGTTTCCAAGTCCGGGACGACCGCCGAGACGCTCTCGAACTTCCTGGTCGTTCGGGAGGCCATGGAGTCGGCCGGGGTCGACTGGACCGAGCGGACGTGGGTGACGACGGGGCCGAAGGGCAACCTGCGGGACCTCGCCGAGAAACACGATCTGCCGTCGCTGCGCGTTCCCGACGGCGTTCCGGGTCGCTTCTCCGTGCTCTCGACGGTGGGGCTCGCGGCCGCAGCACTGCAGGGTCACGATATCGAGGCGATCCTCGACGGTGCCCGCGACGCTGACGATGCGCTGGGGCCGTCGCTGTTCGATTCGCCGGCCTACGCCTACGGCGCGGTCAACTACGCTCTCGACCAGCGCGGAGCCGGCATCAACGTCCAGCTTCCGTACGCCGAATCGCTTGAGACCTACGCCGAGTGGTACTCACAGCTGTGGGCCGAGAGCGTCGGCAAGGACGGCGTCGGCCAGACACCCGTCCGAGCGCTCGGTGCGACCGACCAGCACTCCCAACTGCAGCTGTACCGCGCCGGGCCTCACGACAAGATGGTCACGTTCATTCGGCCCCAGGAGCGGGCGGACACGACGATCCCCGAAACGGACCTCGATGGACTGTCGTACCTGGGCGGATCGACGCTGGGCGAGTTGATCGACGCCGAGTTCGAGGCCACGGAGGCCAGCCTCGCCAACGCGGGTCTGCCCAACGTCCGCATCGAGATCGACCGCGTCGACGAGCGGGCGATCGGCGAGTTGCTCTACAGCATGGAAGCGGCGACGATCCTGGCCGGCGAACTCTACAACGTCGACGCGTTCGTCCAGCCGGCCGTCGAGTGGGGCAAGAAGGCCACCCGCGGCCTGCTGGGCGGCGGCGACTTCCAAGAGGCCGACGAAGTCCAGGAAAAGACCGAGCTGACGATCGAATAA
- a CDS encoding amino acid-binding protein yields MTDESASFEAIMGKFEDSPSQQRVIRLLLERGFSVNDEGRVVSGGIEIPNTGIAREIDVDRRVVDATTDAILADPELRRIFQNISAIPSLMDLAPVLDLASMTVAVREAEESGIVATVTDMIAKRGISIRQVITEDPEFTDQPRLYVITDEQLPGELLNEIRNLPFVHKIELQ; encoded by the coding sequence ATGACCGACGAGTCGGCCTCCTTCGAGGCGATCATGGGGAAGTTCGAGGACAGCCCCAGCCAACAGCGGGTCATCCGCCTCCTGCTGGAACGGGGCTTCTCGGTCAACGACGAGGGCCGCGTCGTCTCGGGCGGGATCGAGATCCCCAACACCGGGATCGCCCGCGAGATCGATGTCGACCGGCGGGTCGTCGATGCGACCACCGACGCCATTCTGGCGGATCCGGAGTTGCGGCGCATCTTCCAGAATATTTCGGCGATCCCCAGCCTGATGGACCTGGCGCCGGTGCTCGATCTCGCGTCGATGACGGTCGCCGTTCGTGAGGCCGAGGAGTCCGGGATCGTCGCGACGGTCACGGACATGATCGCCAAGCGGGGCATCTCGATCCGGCAGGTAATCACCGAGGATCCCGAGTTCACGGATCAGCCGCGGCTGTATGTCATCACCGACGAGCAACTGCCGGGTGAGTTGCTCAACGAGATCCGGAACCTGCCGTTCGTTCACAAGATCGAGTTGCAGTGA